The Ornithorhynchus anatinus isolate Pmale09 chromosome 1, mOrnAna1.pri.v4, whole genome shotgun sequence genome includes a window with the following:
- the LOC103169897 gene encoding uncharacterized protein LOC103169897 — protein MDQLLAFLSPQGLPLSDLNDEDLQNLVPLLSCRVTEEEAALSLLEDEVLHLQEEIAESAAERARYASVTAHLALPPPSFWDQEEQDPPQQEPHWPQASDPEHPAREESEAAEGQTETTTVAETKTALTAETESAVASLRQRGEALRQEKHQLLDRLEVAQAALSQAQGDWRAAKAQLARLEKEQSGATSERKSGTDRKLDAQIRELKILEALTEKQ, from the exons ATGGACCAGCTGCTTGCCTTTCTGTCCCCTCAAGGCCTTCCACTTTCGGACCTCAACGACGAGGACTtacag AACCTGGTGCCGTTGCTGTCTTGCCGAGTGACCGAAGAGGAAGCGGCGCTGAGCCTGCTGGAGGATGAGGTCCTCCATCTCCAGGAGGAGATCGCCGAGAG CGCCGCCGAGAGAGCCCGCTATGCGTCCGTCACCGCCCACTTGGCCCTGCCGCCGCCTTCCTTCTGGGACCAGGAAGAGCAGGACCCTCCACAGCAGGAGCCCCACTGGCCCCAGGCCTCGGACCCCGAACACCCTGCCAG GGAGGAAAGCGAGGCGgcagaggggcagacagaaaCGACCACGGTCGCCGAGACGAAGACCGCCTTGACCGCCGAGACGGAGAGCGCCGTGGCCTCGCTGAGGCAGCGAGGGGAGGCCCTGAGGCAAGAGAAGCACCAGCTGTTGGACCGTCTGGAGGTGGCACAGGCAGCCCTGAGCCAGGCACAGGGGGACTGGCGGGCAG ccaagGCGCAGCTGGCTCGTTTGGAGAAGGAACAATCCGGAGCCACGTCCGAGAGGAAGAGCGGGACGGACCGGAAGTTGGACGCCCAGATTAGGGAGCTGAAGATCCTGGAAgccctcactgagaagcagtga
- the RPL37A gene encoding 60S ribosomal protein L37a has product MAKRTKKVGIVGKYGTRYGASLRKMVKKIEISQHAKYTCSFCGKTKMKRRAVGIWHCGSCMKTVAGGAWTYNTTSAVTVKSAIRRLKELKDQ; this is encoded by the exons ATG gccaAGCGAACCAAGAAGGTCGGGATCGTGGGGAAGTACGGGACCCGCTATGGCGCGTCCCTCAGGAAGATGGTGAAGAAGATCGAGATCAGCCAGCACGCCAAGTATACCTGCTCCTTCTGCGGCAAG ACCAAGATGAAGAGGCGAGCAGTGGGCATCTGGCACTGCGGGTCCTGTATGAAGACGGTCGCTGGCGGGGCCTGGACCTACAA CACCACCTCTGCCGTCACCGTCAAGTCGGCCATCCGGCGACTGAAGGAGTTGAAAGACCAGTAG